One Fusarium falciforme chromosome 1, complete sequence genomic window carries:
- a CDS encoding TRNA(His) guanylyltransferase, with protein MANSKFEYVRTFETTDALLPNTWIVVRVDGRGFTKMCAKYGFEKPNDRRALDLMNTAAKAVVTDLPEITIAYGVSDEYSFVFHKACTLFERRASKLVSTVVSTFTANYVFSWSTHFPDTPLSSPLPTFDGRAVCYPSVQNLRDYMSWRQVDCHINNLYNTTFWSLIQLGGLDNKEAERTLAGTLAADKNEILFSRFSINYNNEPEIFKKGSVIFRDYELVDPNSHNITQTIDAQAEPVQQSKSQKEKDKKSRAKARVVVEHLDIIKDDFWDRRPWLLSNKPGKIPKET; from the exons ATGGCAAACTCCAA ATTCGAGTACGTCCGTACTTTTGAGACGACGGATGCTCTACTGCCCAACACATGGATAGTGGTTCGAGTAGACGGGAGAGGGTTCACAAA GATGTGTGCCAAGTATGGTTTTGAAAAGCCAAATGACCGAAGAGCCTTGGATCTCATGAACACGGCAGCCAAGGCGGTTGTGACTGACCTGCCCGAAATCACCATCGCCTACGGTGTCAGTGACGAATACAG CTTTGTTTTTCACAAGGCATGCACTCTGTTTGAGAGGAGAGCCAG CAAACTTGTTAGCACTGTTGTCTCTACCTTCACGGCCAACTACGTCTTTTCGTGGTCGACCCATTTCCCGGATACCCCTCTATCATCACCGCTTCCAACCTTTGATGGCCGGGCCGTTTGTTACCCCAGTGTTCAGAATCTCCGGGATTATATGAGCTGGCGGCAAGTAGACT GCCACATCAACAACCTATACAACACAACATTCTGGTCTCTAATTCAACTTGGAGGCTTGGATAACAAAGAGGCTGAGAGGACACTTGCT GGCACCCTGGCGGCCGACAAGAACGAGATCCTCTTCTCACGGTTCTCGATCAACTACAACAATGAGCCCGAGATTTTCAAGAAGGGCAGCGTCATCTTCCGTGAC TACGAGCTGGTCGATCCCAACTCGCACAACATCACGCAAACCATCGACGCTCAGGCAGAGCCGGTTCAACAGTCCAAGTCCcaaaaggagaaggacaagaagagccGGGCCAAGGCGCGTGTCGTCGTGGAGCacctcgacatcatcaaggacgaCTTTTGGGATCGAAGACCCTGGCTCCTTTCCAACAAGCCAGGCAAGATTCCAAAGGAGACGTAA
- a CDS encoding Uracil-DNA glycosylase produces the protein MSTLKRKAAAAAGRGDTKKAKADGNIASFFGAAPKPAGSVAAAPAVKFDKAKWLGTLTAEQKELLQLEINTLDDSWLAHLKDDITTKEFLELKRFLNRETAAGRKWFPPKEDVYSWSRHTKFNNVKVVIIGQDPYHNNNQAHGLAFSVRPPTPAPPSLKNMYIALKKDYPSFEPPPNKGGLLTPWADRGVLMLNTCLTVRAHEANSHANRGWERFTQKVIDLVVQKRTRGVVFMAWGTPAGKRVQKVDRVKHLVLQSVHPSPLSASRGFFDCGHFKKANEWLVSRYGPDGEIDWALAPGATTKAKVEEPEAVEEEEDVKETKKSETKSAEKKDEDDKENDAEFAADEEALEEALALAEEEEKRKKEE, from the exons ATGTCGACGCTCAAGCGCAAGGCCGCAGCGGCGGCTGGTCGAGGCGacaccaagaaggccaaggccgatggTAACATTGCTTCATTCTTCGGAGCTGCCCCTAAGCCCGCCGGTAGTGTTGCGGCTGCGCCGGCCGTCAAgttcgacaaggccaagtggTTGGGAACCCTTACTGCAGAGCAAaaggagcttctccagctcgAGATTAATACCCTCGACGACAGCTGGCTGGCCCACCTCAAGGAtgacatcaccaccaaggagTTCCTGGAGCTGAAGCGCTTCCTGAACCGCGAGACAGCTGCTGGCCGGAAATGGTTCCCGCCCAAGGAGGACGTCTACTCATG GTCCCGCCACACCAAGTTCAACAACGTCAAGGTTGTTATCATCGGCCAAGACCCCTatcacaacaacaaccaggCCCATGGACTGGCCTTCTCCGTGCGACCTCCCACTCCCGCACCCCCCTCTCTCAAGAACATGTACATTGCTCTCAAGAAGGACTATCCGTCTTTCGAGCCACCGCCCAACAAGGGAGGACTCCTTACACCCTGGGCGGACCGCGGTGTGCTCATGCTGAATACCTGCCTCACTGTCCGGGCTCATGAGGCCAATTCGCATGCCAACCGAGGCTGGGAACGATTCACCCAAAAGGTCATTGATCTAGTTGTtcagaagaggacgaggggTGTGGTGTTCATGGCCTGGGGAACCCCGGCTGGCAAGCGAGTGCAGAAGGTCGACCGAGTGAAGCATCTGGTGCTGCAGAGCGTGCATCCTAGCCCTCTCAGCGCTTCTCGAGGATTCTTTGACTGTGGTCACTTCAAGAAGGCCAACGAGTGGCTCGTATCGCGATACGGACCTGATGGCGAGATCGATTGGGCATTGGCACCAGGTGCTacgaccaaggccaaggtcgaggagccTGAAGCTgtcgaagaggaagaggatgtgaAAGAGACCAAGAAATCAGAGACCAAGTcagcagagaagaaggatgaagatgataaGGAGAACGACGCCGAATTTGCTGCAGATGAGGAGGCTCTGGAGGAAGCCCTCGCgcttgccgaggaggaggaaaagcgCAAGAAGGAAGAGTAG